In the Sediminibacter sp. Hel_I_10 genome, one interval contains:
- a CDS encoding efflux RND transporter periplasmic adaptor subunit, translated as MKKNNLHILSLFVLVALAVSCGSKDEKPSQAPQGPKSFEVTEIPTKTVVGYTMFPTSIEGIVNSEVRAKISGYITEVLVDEGQKVRKGQVLFKLETQSLNQDAAAAKANVNAAQVEVDKLKPLVEKDIISEVQLETAKAQLQQAQSAYSGIAANIDYGSIKSPVDGYVGSIRLRKGALVSPSSQEPLTIVSDISKVYAYFSMNEKEYLDFIQNAEGEGLDEKIEKMPKVSLILANGMTYENEGKIETINSQIDMNTGAITFRAVFENKNRLLTNGNSGKIKVPKTYDNAIIVPKTSTYEQQGSTYVYQVNPDSTAVSAGITIKDEVDAVYVISEGIKEGDLIVATGISKLRGDTKIIPKKVPFDSIAKPTKTVFR; from the coding sequence ATGAAAAAAAATAACCTCCATATTTTATCTTTATTCGTTTTGGTTGCCCTAGCGGTGAGCTGCGGAAGTAAGGATGAAAAGCCGTCTCAAGCGCCTCAAGGTCCTAAATCTTTTGAAGTCACTGAGATTCCAACAAAAACTGTTGTTGGTTACACCATGTTTCCAACCAGTATAGAGGGTATTGTCAATAGTGAGGTACGCGCTAAAATATCAGGATACATTACAGAGGTATTGGTAGACGAAGGTCAAAAAGTACGAAAGGGGCAAGTGCTATTTAAGTTAGAGACACAATCTCTTAACCAAGATGCCGCAGCCGCAAAAGCTAATGTCAATGCTGCTCAGGTGGAAGTAGATAAGTTGAAACCTTTGGTAGAGAAAGATATTATCAGTGAGGTTCAACTAGAAACCGCTAAGGCGCAGTTACAGCAAGCGCAAAGTGCCTATAGCGGCATTGCAGCAAATATAGATTATGGATCGATCAAGAGTCCTGTAGATGGTTATGTGGGAAGTATAAGATTGCGAAAAGGAGCTTTGGTAAGTCCGTCAAGTCAAGAGCCTTTAACTATAGTTTCAGACATTAGTAAAGTTTATGCCTATTTTTCTATGAATGAGAAAGAGTATCTCGATTTTATTCAAAATGCAGAGGGCGAGGGACTTGATGAGAAAATAGAGAAAATGCCAAAGGTAAGTTTGATATTAGCTAATGGAATGACTTACGAAAATGAAGGCAAGATTGAGACCATTAATTCTCAAATAGATATGAATACCGGTGCGATTACCTTTAGAGCTGTTTTTGAAAATAAGAACAGACTCCTTACAAATGGTAATAGCGGAAAGATAAAAGTTCCAAAAACCTATGATAACGCTATAATTGTTCCCAAAACCTCAACTTACGAGCAACAAGGAAGTACCTATGTGTATCAAGTAAACCCAGACAGTACCGCGGTATCTGCAGGTATTACTATTAAAGATGAAGTAGATGCTGTATATGTGATTTCCGAAGGTATTAAAGAAGGAGACCTCATTGTTGCAACCGGCATCTCAAAATTGAGAGGCGATACTAAAATTATCCCTAAGAAAGTACCTTTTGATAGTATTGCAAAACCTACTAAAACGGTATTTAGATAA
- a CDS encoding GbsR/MarR family transcriptional regulator: protein MLEQKEQLAPVAARILSFIILTGKIGTTFEDLVSNLCASKSTISTHLNHLQDLKRINYFTKAGDRKKYFTINNDMIVQGIDEMMRSWETQKELHSEIKIYKEKANKSVTDQGSKFDLEFHDNYIKFLEEATESISKLRSKITKTH, encoded by the coding sequence ATGTTGGAGCAGAAAGAGCAATTGGCTCCAGTTGCGGCACGCATTTTATCCTTTATCATCTTAACGGGCAAAATCGGTACAACTTTCGAAGATTTAGTCTCTAATCTCTGCGCCAGCAAGAGTACAATTTCAACGCATTTAAATCATTTACAAGATTTAAAAAGGATCAACTATTTTACTAAAGCGGGTGATCGTAAAAAGTATTTTACCATTAATAACGACATGATTGTTCAAGGTATTGATGAGATGATGCGGTCTTGGGAGACACAAAAGGAATTGCATTCTGAAATAAAGATATACAAAGAAAAAGCTAATAAAAGTGTTACTGATCAAGGTTCAAAGTTTGATTTAGAATTTCACGATAATTATATAAAATTTTTGGAAGAGGCCACAGAATCGATTTCCAAGTTAAGATCAAAAATCACTAAAACCCACTAA